In one window of Armatimonadota bacterium DNA:
- the zupT gene encoding zinc transporter ZupT: MQEIGLALLLTTLAGLSTTVGAAIAWLVRRPGPAFMALSLGFSAGVMLYVSFVELLTAGIEEIGLLWSQVAFFAGVGAMLLVDALIPHSYKGEEDPGMGVKDARLLRTGLFVALGVGIHNFPEGLATFAATLSSVQLGAAIAVTVAIHNIPEGIAVSAPIYAATGSRTKAFGWSFLSGLAEPLGAAAAALVLLPFLAPGVLGALLALVAGFMVFIALDELLPASHAFGREHLT, translated from the coding sequence ATGCAGGAGATCGGCCTCGCGCTACTGCTCACGACGCTCGCCGGGCTGTCAACGACCGTCGGCGCGGCCATCGCATGGCTCGTGCGGCGGCCGGGGCCGGCGTTCATGGCGCTCAGCCTCGGCTTCTCGGCCGGCGTGATGCTGTACGTGTCGTTCGTCGAGCTGCTGACCGCGGGCATCGAGGAGATCGGCCTGCTGTGGAGCCAGGTTGCGTTCTTCGCCGGGGTTGGTGCGATGCTGCTCGTGGACGCGCTGATCCCGCACTCCTACAAGGGCGAGGAGGACCCCGGCATGGGCGTCAAGGACGCGCGCCTGCTGCGCACCGGCCTGTTCGTCGCGCTGGGGGTGGGGATCCACAACTTCCCCGAGGGCTTGGCGACCTTCGCCGCCACGCTCAGCAGCGTGCAGCTCGGCGCGGCGATCGCCGTCACCGTCGCCATCCACAACATCCCCGAGGGCATCGCCGTCTCCGCCCCCATCTACGCCGCCACCGGGAGTCGCACGAAGGCCTTCGGCTGGTCGTTCCTGTCCGGCCTCGCCGAGCCGCTGGGGGCGGCCGCCGCCGCTCTGGTGCTGCTGCCCTTCCTGGCCCCGGGAGTGCTCGGCGCGCTGCTGGCGCTCGTCGCCGGCTTCATGGTCTTCATCGCCCTCGACGAGCTGCTCCCCGCCTCCCACGCGTTCGGCAGAGAGCATCTCAC
- a CDS encoding class I SAM-dependent methyltransferase produces MSDGKADYSEISKVYDAARTPDRPHVKWWLKKLAEAGGLAPGKSLLDLGCGTGRWIIPLAERTGCAAVGVDNSREMLAKARVKDSRGRVEWVLGDVLAPPVAQASFDCALMSLMLHHLDEPVVAFRAVFAALRPGGILLVRQGTLDDIIDDPAHRFFPEAVTIDRKRTPLRIEVEAWLADAGFSEVTSDTARMRTHDSPWDWLLEVEPKVCSVFRLMSDAAHARGLARLREHIEAHPDDRWLVEESMTLFRARKATCSLA; encoded by the coding sequence GTGAGCGACGGAAAAGCCGACTACTCCGAGATCTCGAAGGTATATGACGCCGCGCGGACGCCCGACCGGCCGCACGTCAAGTGGTGGCTGAAGAAGCTTGCCGAGGCGGGCGGGCTCGCGCCTGGGAAAAGCTTGCTCGACCTCGGGTGCGGGACGGGGCGGTGGATCATCCCGCTCGCGGAGCGGACGGGGTGCGCAGCCGTCGGAGTTGACAATTCGCGCGAGATGCTCGCCAAAGCTCGGGTGAAGGACTCGCGGGGGCGCGTGGAGTGGGTGCTCGGAGACGTCCTCGCGCCGCCGGTGGCGCAGGCGAGCTTCGACTGCGCGCTGATGTCGCTGATGCTGCATCACCTCGACGAGCCGGTCGTCGCATTTCGCGCGGTGTTCGCGGCGCTGCGGCCGGGCGGCATTTTGCTCGTTCGCCAGGGCACGCTCGATGACATCATTGACGATCCCGCGCATCGCTTCTTCCCGGAGGCGGTTACGATAGACCGCAAGCGTACGCCGCTGCGCATCGAGGTGGAGGCGTGGCTGGCGGATGCGGGATTCAGTGAAGTGACATCCGACACCGCGCGCATGCGGACGCACGACTCGCCGTGGGACTGGCTGCTGGAGGTCGAGCCGAAGGTGTGCTCGGTGTTCCGCTTGATGTCGGACGCGGCCCACGCGCGCGGGCTGGCGCGGCTGCGGGAGCACATCGAGGCGCATCCCGACGACCGATGGCTGGTGGAGGAGAGCATGACGCTGTTCCGGGCAAGGAAGGCGACATGCTCGCTGGCCTGA
- a CDS encoding sugar phosphate isomerase/epimerase, whose protein sequence is MKYGLMSSSMPGPYPDVIRNSGKVGFDGVELDIGADYEQNMLWDGGGRSEIERLLAEAGVELASLCLGTFWTYSFANPDAAVRARAQGFTADAIQWCAALGGKVILVPITPGAEGEDQNAARAMWIEELKKAAPAAEEAGVCLAVENVGRGSGRTAEALLEIANGVASPAVQVYYDFGNGLSLGGDPVAEIKALGSRIAQVHAKDPRGEYMGEGRVDMAAVKQALDEIAYDSYLVLETPATDDPVAAAARNLKFLKEHF, encoded by the coding sequence ATGAAATACGGGTTGATGAGCAGTTCGATGCCGGGGCCGTACCCGGACGTCATCCGGAACTCCGGGAAGGTGGGGTTCGACGGGGTGGAGCTGGACATCGGGGCCGACTACGAGCAGAACATGCTGTGGGACGGTGGAGGTCGCTCGGAGATCGAACGACTGCTCGCCGAAGCCGGCGTGGAGCTGGCGTCGCTGTGCCTCGGCACGTTCTGGACGTACAGCTTCGCCAATCCCGACGCCGCGGTGAGAGCGCGGGCGCAGGGATTCACCGCCGACGCCATCCAGTGGTGCGCGGCGCTGGGCGGGAAGGTCATCCTGGTGCCGATCACGCCGGGCGCGGAGGGCGAGGATCAGAACGCCGCGCGTGCGATGTGGATCGAGGAGCTGAAGAAGGCGGCGCCGGCGGCGGAGGAGGCGGGGGTGTGCCTGGCGGTCGAGAACGTCGGTCGAGGGAGCGGGAGAACAGCGGAGGCGCTGCTGGAGATCGCCAACGGCGTGGCCTCGCCCGCCGTCCAGGTCTACTACGACTTCGGCAACGGCCTGTCGCTCGGCGGCGACCCGGTCGCCGAGATCAAGGCCCTCGGCTCCCGGATCGCGCAGGTGCACGCGAAGGATCCGCGGGGCGAGTACATGGGAGAGGGCCGCGTTGACATGGCGGCCGTAAAGCAAGCGCTGGACGAGATAGCATACGATAGCTATCTCGTACTTGAGACCCCCGCCACCGATGACCCGGTCGCCGCCGCGGCGCGCAATCTCAAGTTCCTGAAGGAGCACTTCTAG
- a CDS encoding nucleotidyltransferase family protein, whose protein sequence is MVLAAGSSRRFGSPKLLMPFGDSTVVASVVSAVAVAGVVPIIVVAGADAAAIASALAPTGAQIVRNPYPERGMVSSIRVGVAALPAALSRFLIALGDQPRIRAEAISYLIRAHQDSGKGIGFPTYRGKRGHPLILDLIYREAILALTDDQTLRDLVHAHLDDSIEVECDSDAVVSDMDTREQYEDELRRFHAEQ, encoded by the coding sequence GTGGTGCTCGCGGCAGGGAGCTCGCGCCGCTTCGGCTCTCCGAAGTTGCTGATGCCCTTTGGCGACTCCACAGTCGTCGCCTCGGTCGTCTCCGCGGTGGCTGTGGCGGGTGTCGTCCCGATCATCGTCGTCGCTGGCGCGGATGCGGCAGCGATCGCCTCCGCCTTGGCGCCCACCGGCGCCCAGATCGTGCGCAACCCTTACCCGGAGCGCGGCATGGTCTCCTCGATACGCGTCGGCGTGGCGGCGCTGCCCGCCGCGCTGAGCCGCTTCCTCATCGCCCTGGGCGACCAACCCCGGATCCGCGCGGAAGCCATCTCCTACCTCATCCGCGCACATCAGGACAGCGGCAAGGGCATCGGTTTCCCAACGTACCGGGGCAAACGCGGCCACCCGCTGATCCTCGATCTCATCTACCGCGAGGCAATCCTCGCTCTCACTGATGACCAGACTCTCCGCGACCTTGTCCACGCCCACCTCGACGACAGCATCGAGGTGGAATGCGACTCCGACGCGGTCGTCAGCGACATGGACACCCGGGAACAATACGAGGATGAACTCCGCCGATTCCACGCAGAGCAGTAG
- a CDS encoding xanthine dehydrogenase family protein molybdopterin-binding subunit encodes VNPEGARIQMEGCITMGLGYALTEEIRFRGGEILDRNFGTYQIPRFSWLPQIETVFVENKNDAPQGGGEPAIITMGAVVANAICTATGARLLHLPMTPERVVEALAKR; translated from the coding sequence GTCAATCCCGAAGGGGCGAGGATTCAAATGGAGGGCTGCATCACCATGGGTCTGGGCTACGCCTTGACCGAGGAGATCCGCTTCAGGGGCGGAGAGATTCTCGACCGCAACTTCGGCACCTATCAGATCCCGCGCTTCTCGTGGCTGCCGCAGATCGAGACGGTTTTCGTGGAGAACAAGAACGACGCCCCCCAGGGCGGGGGCGAGCCAGCCATCATCACCATGGGCGCCGTTGTCGCCAACGCCATCTGCACGGCGACGGGTGCGCGGCTGCTCCACTTGCCCATGACCCCCGAGCGGGTCGTGGAGGCATTGGCGAAACGGTGA
- a CDS encoding sulfatase-like hydrolase/transferase: MKTAGLTTLATAALGAAPSVRGNEASRRSNILLIQTDSWDGRVLGCMGHPATRKATPNLDALAARGVLFRNAYCNAPICCPSRASMWSGRYTHHCEGWNNHKGLSKSDATFRTQLEAAGYRTQTYGKEDYLSGGHTVRARVSAWTRSANITRPQYRMAGPELIAGDEARVHEKDWRNTDRAVAWLENAAKSPGTPFTLYLGISAPHPRFVTSERYYDLIEKTGVTIPPADKQDHPAMAYQRAVKNWMHGFSEGTVRRVRRIYYAMCAEVDAMMGEVLAALERTGLAQSTYVVFTSDHGENALEHRQFYKMNLYESSARIPLIVAGPDVRHGAEVTAPVSLVDIHPTLMDMAGITQPDGLDGHSLMPELAEGSAARPDWVLGEYHDTTCNTGAFMLRRGDWKYIAYVGLPPQLFNLKDDPEEVTNCAETTPAVVAEMDAHLRRIVDYEAVDAKVKDYDREAFRRWRDEERKTRTYEETMARIFSGWDDLEPGDVVAWADEDEARIEAWLETSRTPSPLSPVPSETKQE; the protein is encoded by the coding sequence TTGAAGACGGCAGGTCTGACAACTTTGGCGACGGCGGCATTAGGCGCTGCGCCAAGTGTCCGCGGCAATGAGGCGTCGCGCCGATCAAACATCCTGCTTATCCAAACCGACAGTTGGGACGGCCGTGTGCTCGGATGCATGGGCCATCCGGCCACGCGCAAGGCGACACCCAACCTGGATGCGCTGGCGGCTCGCGGGGTGTTGTTTCGGAACGCCTACTGCAACGCCCCGATCTGTTGCCCGTCGCGGGCGAGTATGTGGAGCGGGCGGTACACCCATCACTGCGAAGGGTGGAACAACCACAAGGGCCTATCGAAAAGCGACGCGACTTTCCGCACGCAACTCGAGGCGGCGGGATATCGCACGCAGACCTATGGGAAAGAGGACTATCTCTCCGGGGGGCACACGGTCCGGGCGCGGGTGTCGGCCTGGACGCGGTCGGCAAACATCACGCGGCCTCAGTACCGAATGGCCGGACCCGAGTTGATCGCGGGCGACGAGGCGCGGGTGCATGAAAAGGACTGGAGAAACACGGATCGAGCCGTGGCGTGGCTTGAAAACGCCGCGAAGTCGCCGGGCACTCCCTTCACCCTCTACCTCGGCATCAGCGCGCCGCACCCGCGGTTCGTGACGTCTGAGAGGTATTACGATCTGATTGAGAAGACCGGCGTGACGATTCCGCCCGCCGACAAGCAGGACCATCCGGCCATGGCCTATCAGCGTGCGGTGAAGAACTGGATGCACGGATTCTCTGAGGGCACGGTTCGGCGGGTGAGGCGAATCTACTACGCGATGTGCGCTGAGGTGGACGCGATGATGGGCGAGGTACTCGCGGCGTTGGAGCGCACGGGCCTGGCGCAAAGCACTTATGTGGTCTTCACCAGCGACCACGGCGAGAACGCCCTCGAACACCGCCAGTTCTACAAGATGAACCTCTACGAGTCCTCGGCGCGCATTCCGCTGATTGTGGCAGGGCCCGACGTGCGACACGGCGCTGAAGTGACTGCGCCCGTGTCGCTCGTGGACATCCATCCTACGTTGATGGATATGGCCGGCATCACCCAGCCTGACGGGCTCGACGGACACTCGCTGATGCCCGAACTCGCCGAAGGTTCCGCTGCCCGACCGGACTGGGTGTTGGGCGAATACCACGACACCACGTGTAACACGGGTGCGTTCATGCTGCGACGCGGCGACTGGAAGTACATCGCGTATGTGGGCCTGCCGCCCCAGCTCTTCAATCTCAAGGACGATCCCGAGGAAGTGACGAACTGCGCGGAGACCACTCCGGCGGTGGTCGCGGAAATGGACGCACACCTGCGCCGCATCGTTGACTACGAAGCCGTTGATGCGAAAGTGAAGGACTATGACCGCGAAGCCTTCCGCCGCTGGCGAGACGAAGAGCGGAAGACCAGGACGTATGAGGAAACCATGGCGCGCATCTTCAGCGGGTGGGATGACCTCGAGCCCGGAGACGTTGTTGCCTGGGCGGATGAGGATGAGGCGCGCATCGAGGCCTGGCTTGAGACTTCGCGGACGCCTTCGCCTCTCAGCCCGGTGCCCAGTGAGACAAAGCAGGAGTAG
- a CDS encoding XdhC family protein: MNSADSTQSSSRGIYQEIVRLQQAGRRAALATPLWLSGSVPLVLESLLLVRDEGSALGTIGGGPLEAEVLRQAAEVIAQDEPRIAEFDLTQDEAADSGMICGGQCAVLIEPIGEDRAVQVYAAAARAEAAGERAAIITIIPEQGALRKLALLPDGVLLGTSGDAVNDDALRELGERCRAEERPCFVKEPVRAHLQPVFASPCLCVFGAGHIAVPVAHLADLVGFRTIVIDDRSEFANARRFPRSTVLVAGVDDAFERLAIGEGAYVVAVTRGHALDEEVVARALRTRARYIGMIGSKRKVAAIRERLLRRGFDEDDLSRLHAPVGLQIGAETVEEIALSIVAEIVAVRRGSG; the protein is encoded by the coding sequence ATGAACTCCGCCGATTCCACGCAGAGCAGTAGTCGCGGCATCTATCAGGAGATTGTGAGGCTGCAGCAGGCGGGGCGCCGCGCCGCTCTGGCGACGCCGCTCTGGCTGAGCGGCTCAGTTCCGCTGGTGCTCGAGTCCTTGCTGCTCGTACGGGATGAGGGCTCGGCGCTGGGCACCATCGGCGGCGGGCCGCTCGAGGCGGAGGTGCTGCGGCAGGCCGCCGAGGTGATAGCGCAGGACGAGCCGCGCATCGCCGAGTTCGATCTGACGCAGGATGAAGCCGCCGACAGCGGCATGATCTGCGGGGGGCAGTGCGCGGTGCTCATAGAGCCTATCGGAGAGGACCGCGCGGTGCAAGTGTATGCCGCTGCGGCGCGCGCCGAAGCGGCAGGGGAGCGTGCGGCAATCATCACCATCATTCCCGAACAAGGCGCTCTGCGCAAACTGGCCCTGCTGCCGGACGGCGTGCTTCTGGGCACCAGCGGAGACGCCGTCAACGATGACGCGCTTCGCGAGTTGGGGGAGCGCTGCCGCGCCGAGGAGCGGCCCTGCTTCGTCAAGGAGCCGGTGCGCGCCCACCTGCAACCGGTCTTCGCTTCCCCTTGTCTCTGTGTCTTTGGGGCGGGCCACATCGCGGTTCCCGTCGCGCACTTGGCCGACCTCGTCGGCTTCCGGACGATCGTCATCGATGATCGCTCGGAGTTCGCGAACGCCCGCCGGTTCCCCCGGTCTACGGTGCTGGTCGCCGGCGTTGATGATGCCTTCGAGCGTCTGGCGATCGGCGAGGGAGCTTACGTGGTGGCGGTGACACGCGGTCATGCTCTGGACGAAGAGGTGGTCGCGCGTGCACTGCGAACTCGCGCGAGGTATATCGGGATGATCGGCAGCAAGCGGAAGGTGGCCGCGATCCGCGAGCGGTTGCTCCGGCGCGGCTTTGACGAGGACGACCTGTCGCGCCTACATGCGCCCGTTGGCCTACAGATCGGGGCGGAGACGGTCGAGGAGATCGCGTTAAGCATCGTCGCCGAGATCGTCGCGGTGCGCCGAGGATCGGGCTAG
- a CDS encoding TlpA family protein disulfide reductase produces MSHTTRYLLGALALGLLTLVAAGCRAPGASPSGSPPVTTSPGSPAPDFSLVSLDGDAYSLADLKGKPIVLNFWSSTCPHCATVAPYLQDLHTQHADQGLVVLGVAGLDSETALRDKASSLKITYPIAISPDTGRAYDVARIPLTYFIDREGNISESIRGAQPRGQFEDAAQKIL; encoded by the coding sequence GTGTCACACACCACTCGATACCTGCTCGGCGCACTCGCGCTGGGGCTCCTCACACTCGTCGCCGCGGGCTGTCGCGCCCCCGGAGCGTCGCCCTCCGGCTCGCCGCCGGTCACCACGTCGCCGGGCAGCCCGGCGCCCGACTTCTCTCTCGTCAGCCTCGACGGCGATGCCTACAGCCTCGCGGACCTGAAGGGCAAGCCCATCGTGCTCAACTTCTGGTCGTCCACCTGCCCGCACTGCGCGACGGTCGCGCCGTACCTCCAGGATCTACACACCCAGCACGCGGATCAGGGCCTCGTGGTCCTCGGCGTTGCCGGGCTCGACTCCGAGACCGCCCTCAGGGACAAGGCATCCTCGCTGAAGATCACGTACCCGATCGCGATCAGCCCGGACACCGGGCGCGCCTACGACGTAGCCCGCATCCCCCTGACTTACTTCATCGATCGAGAGGGGAACATCTCAGAGTCGATCCGCGGCGCGCAGCCGCGCGGGCAGTTCGAGGACGCGGCGCAGAAGATCCTCTGA
- a CDS encoding FtsX-like permease family protein: MIWDAVDFVCRETALHLKRERLIGIATVSTVGVLLLVLGAIALFLLDLRLWTGRLSGEIQVRAYFAADFPREEAQKAAEEIADWPEADSAMFVSKEEGWEELKGKLASGARLGDDFRDRLPDAVWVRPSDLNLVAALAEKLEGVDGVKTVNPSAAEAKRTGGFTQSLARFKRVVSWAGVVVAVLIVVASTFIVHNTIRLALHSRWREIYIMQLVGATRATVAAPFLLEGMIQGLAGSALACCILIPAHMYLRDLSARAAPFFFLLPDSALLPFTLYLLLAGAVLGLTGSAVSIRRYLRQKPEWHG, translated from the coding sequence ATGATCTGGGACGCGGTTGATTTCGTCTGCCGAGAGACGGCGCTCCATCTCAAGCGCGAGCGCTTGATCGGGATCGCGACCGTTTCCACGGTCGGCGTCCTGCTGCTAGTGCTGGGGGCCATCGCCCTGTTCCTGCTCGACCTTCGCCTCTGGACCGGCCGTCTCTCGGGGGAGATCCAGGTCCGCGCCTACTTCGCGGCCGACTTCCCGCGCGAGGAGGCGCAGAAGGCGGCGGAGGAGATCGCGGACTGGCCCGAGGCTGATTCGGCCATGTTCGTCTCGAAGGAGGAGGGCTGGGAGGAGCTGAAGGGCAAGCTCGCCAGCGGCGCGAGGCTGGGGGATGACTTCCGGGATCGCCTTCCCGACGCGGTATGGGTCCGCCCGAGCGACCTCAACCTCGTCGCGGCGCTGGCCGAGAAGCTCGAAGGGGTGGACGGCGTGAAGACCGTGAACCCCAGTGCGGCCGAGGCGAAGCGCACAGGCGGCTTCACGCAGAGCCTCGCGCGGTTCAAGCGAGTGGTCTCCTGGGCCGGGGTCGTGGTGGCCGTGCTGATCGTCGTCGCAAGCACGTTCATCGTCCACAACACGATTCGGCTCGCCCTCCACTCGCGCTGGCGCGAGATCTACATCATGCAGCTCGTGGGCGCGACGCGCGCCACCGTCGCCGCTCCCTTCCTGCTGGAGGGCATGATCCAGGGCCTCGCCGGGTCAGCGCTCGCCTGCTGCATCCTCATTCCAGCTCACATGTATCTCCGCGACCTCTCCGCCCGCGCCGCTCCGTTCTTCTTCCTGCTGCCCGACAGCGCACTGCTCCCCTTCACCCTCTACCTTCTCCTCGCGGGCGCGGTGCTCGGGCTCACCGGCTCCGCAGTCTCGATCCGCCGCTATCTCCGCCAGAAGCCCGAGTGGCACGGATAG
- a CDS encoding HAD family hydrolase, whose product MIRAVLFDLGNTLLEYSLQGRWREFLRQRLEEMYGEIADRASRPCGGEAGEFAARVAEVIGGGRARAIERSGRSWHFRERLRAGLRAAGLSPDAELIERLTDIFYEPIRACNKPYPDTTEVLNRLRSEGVRLAVITNAPWDTPARLLRGDVEQWGIGGFFDAFICSGEVPWRKPNPAFMVAAAEALGVPARECVVVGDMLESDIAGARAADMRSIWINPVGTTADASGAQPDWMASNLTEAAARLSAAD is encoded by the coding sequence ATGATCCGCGCGGTGCTGTTCGATCTCGGCAATACGCTGCTTGAGTACAGCCTGCAGGGGCGGTGGCGCGAGTTCCTGCGGCAGCGGCTCGAGGAGATGTATGGCGAGATAGCGGATCGCGCGTCGCGGCCCTGCGGCGGTGAGGCAGGCGAATTCGCGGCGCGCGTCGCCGAGGTGATCGGCGGCGGGCGCGCGCGGGCGATCGAGCGCAGCGGCCGGTCGTGGCATTTCCGCGAGCGCCTGCGCGCGGGGCTGCGCGCAGCGGGCCTGTCGCCGGATGCGGAACTCATCGAGCGCCTGACGGATATCTTCTACGAACCCATCCGCGCTTGCAACAAGCCGTATCCGGACACGACGGAGGTGCTCAACCGGCTGCGCTCCGAGGGGGTCCGGCTGGCGGTCATCACGAACGCTCCGTGGGACACGCCGGCGCGATTGCTGCGGGGCGATGTGGAGCAGTGGGGCATCGGCGGTTTCTTCGATGCGTTCATCTGCTCGGGCGAGGTGCCGTGGCGCAAACCGAATCCCGCGTTCATGGTGGCAGCCGCAGAGGCGCTCGGTGTCCCGGCCCGTGAGTGCGTGGTTGTCGGCGACATGCTGGAATCCGACATCGCGGGCGCGCGGGCGGCGGACATGCGGTCCATCTGGATCAACCCTGTGGGGACGACCGCCGATGCGAGCGGGGCGCAGCCGGACTGGATGGCGTCCAACCTGACCGAAGCTGCCGCTCGCCTCAGCGCTGCGGATTGA
- a CDS encoding YtxH domain-containing protein, translating to MSMRSGEVVGGLLVGALAGAVLGLLLAPEAGEEVRQRLKERASEYKDRAASAGAEWVEKGTEVVREKKEQLAAKRGGEEEG from the coding sequence ATGAGCATGAGAAGCGGTGAGGTTGTCGGTGGTTTGCTGGTTGGCGCGCTGGCTGGGGCGGTTCTCGGTCTGTTGTTGGCGCCAGAGGCGGGGGAAGAGGTCAGGCAGCGCCTCAAGGAACGCGCGAGCGAGTACAAGGATCGCGCGGCGAGCGCCGGCGCCGAGTGGGTCGAGAAGGGCACGGAAGTGGTGCGCGAGAAGAAAGAGCAGCTCGCCGCGAAGCGGGGCGGTGAGGAGGAGGGCTGA
- a CDS encoding epoxyqueuosine reductase — protein MDISDDDLNGVAVEIGRLAGASTADLIGIAPGGAFSADELGELGERFGPVRSVVVLAQHIVDPMQVVRFHAAGDYDASHVAASFADAMLRDACWRVVGILSDAGYRAAIPRNLRYGVDEPRHSMSYKKAGELAGLGVFGKSQLLIHPEWGPWMRLRAVVTDASLLPDGRIEFSPCEDCGACIAACPSGALSERGFDRAACEAFYETVGRGARRISPHGQINCDECMRACPVGPAPPRLGEAAQRR, from the coding sequence ATGGACATAAGCGACGACGATCTCAACGGGGTCGCGGTTGAGATCGGGCGCCTGGCTGGCGCGAGCACGGCGGATCTGATCGGTATCGCGCCGGGTGGCGCGTTCAGCGCCGATGAACTGGGCGAACTCGGAGAACGCTTCGGGCCGGTGCGGTCGGTCGTCGTCCTTGCCCAGCACATCGTCGACCCCATGCAGGTGGTGCGTTTCCACGCGGCGGGTGACTACGACGCATCGCATGTCGCGGCATCGTTTGCGGATGCGATGCTGCGGGACGCGTGCTGGCGCGTGGTGGGGATTCTGAGCGACGCCGGCTACCGCGCAGCGATCCCGCGCAATTTGCGGTACGGAGTTGACGAGCCGCGGCACAGCATGTCGTACAAGAAGGCCGGGGAGCTGGCGGGGCTGGGGGTTTTCGGCAAGAGTCAACTTCTCATCCATCCCGAGTGGGGGCCGTGGATGAGGCTGCGGGCGGTGGTGACGGACGCCTCACTTCTGCCGGACGGGCGGATTGAGTTCTCGCCATGCGAGGACTGCGGCGCGTGCATCGCCGCGTGCCCAAGCGGTGCGCTGTCGGAACGCGGTTTCGACCGCGCGGCGTGCGAGGCGTTCTACGAGACAGTGGGCCGAGGGGCGCGGCGCATCTCGCCGCACGGCCAGATCAACTGCGACGAGTGCATGCGCGCGTGCCCGGTGGGGCCAGCGCCGCCGAGGCTCGGGGAGGCCGCTCAACGCCGATGA
- a CDS encoding sigma-70 family RNA polymerase sigma factor, whose translation MAEKHSGADVERTAAEEADLVRRAQHGQVDAFEAIFRRYQARIYTFLHHMVRRREEAEDLTQTTFVRAWDTIQGLRSPGALGAWLHRIAANAARDYLKSARRKSELPLFEDALSEGTMGHEPAPDPARDALDAETRKAVRGAIAALPELHRSVVVMHHLEGMSVDDIAKALGVRAGTVMSRLSRAREALRDALAEHLDLDADSNGW comes from the coding sequence ATGGCGGAGAAGCACAGCGGCGCCGACGTAGAACGTACCGCGGCGGAAGAAGCCGACCTGGTGCGCCGGGCCCAGCACGGGCAGGTGGATGCGTTTGAGGCCATCTTCAGGCGCTACCAGGCGCGCATCTACACGTTCCTGCACCACATGGTGCGGCGCCGCGAGGAGGCGGAGGATCTGACGCAGACGACGTTCGTGCGGGCGTGGGATACGATCCAGGGCTTGCGCTCTCCCGGTGCGCTCGGGGCATGGTTGCATCGCATTGCGGCCAACGCAGCGCGGGACTACCTGAAGTCCGCGCGCCGGAAATCAGAGCTGCCGTTGTTCGAAGACGCGCTGAGCGAGGGGACGATGGGGCACGAGCCGGCGCCCGACCCGGCGCGCGACGCCCTCGACGCGGAAACCCGCAAGGCCGTGAGAGGCGCCATCGCCGCGCTGCCGGAGCTGCATCGCAGCGTAGTGGTGATGCACCACCTCGAAGGTATGAGCGTGGACGACATCGCGAAAGCGCTCGGTGTGCGCGCGGGGACGGTGATGTCCAGACTGTCGCGGGCGCGGGAGGCCCTGCGGGACGCGCTTGCGGAGCACCTCGACCTCGATGCGGACAGCAATGGGTGGTGA
- a CDS encoding ATP-binding cassette domain-containing protein codes for MPACVEITEVSVTYPNGVTALSDINLTIEEGEFAFLVGPTGHGKSTLMKLLYREEVAARGKVLVSGWDVARLSPSRVARLRRRVGVVFQDFRLLPRTAWENVAFALHATGISYREVLRRVPHALSEVGLLDNADDHPSALSAGQQQSLAVARVLAMRAPLILADEPTGNLDPASSTHVMSLLAKTNEQGTTVLVATHNPGIVDAMRRRVIALRRGRISSDTPEGGYPDDLGRG; via the coding sequence ATGCCCGCGTGCGTGGAGATCACAGAAGTCAGTGTCACGTATCCCAACGGCGTGACGGCCCTGTCCGACATCAATCTCACGATTGAGGAGGGCGAGTTCGCCTTCCTCGTCGGCCCCACCGGGCACGGGAAGTCCACGCTGATGAAGCTCCTCTACCGAGAGGAGGTCGCGGCGAGAGGGAAGGTGCTGGTGTCCGGCTGGGACGTGGCTCGGCTCTCTCCTTCCCGCGTCGCCCGGCTGCGCCGCCGGGTCGGCGTCGTCTTCCAGGACTTCCGCCTGCTCCCGCGCACGGCATGGGAGAACGTCGCGTTCGCGCTTCACGCCACCGGCATCTCCTACCGCGAGGTGCTGCGGCGCGTGCCGCACGCGCTGTCCGAGGTGGGCCTGCTCGACAACGCCGACGATCATCCCTCCGCTCTCTCCGCGGGGCAGCAGCAGAGCCTGGCGGTGGCGCGCGTGCTCGCCATGCGCGCTCCCCTCATCCTCGCCGACGAGCCCACCGGCAACCTCGACCCCGCTTCCTCCACTCACGTCATGAGCTTGCTCGCCAAGACCAACGAGCAGGGAACCACAGTGCTGGTCGCCACGCACAACCCGGGCATCGTCGATGCCATGCGCCGGCGGGTGATCGCGCTGCGTCGCGGCCGCATCTCTAGCGATACCCCCGAAGGCGGGTACCCGGATGATCTGGGACGCGGTTGA